The following coding sequences lie in one Rhodohalobacter barkolensis genomic window:
- a CDS encoding Nramp family divalent metal transporter: MKEFFANFFDKYGLSFIMVASYFGSGSIFIASQAGVEYGYVLIWAVLGAVLLGFMAQDMSARLGIFGDTLMTFIRKKLGKNGALTIALFLSIGCIAWTLALTAAVGKSVEILTAGALPWQPLAVVTGILAIVVGVLNYNYVEKVMTGMMFLLLILYIIVAGASGPDMMEVAKGFVPSIPDVGAMLLGAAILGTTALWPNFFLESILVKRKGWNSIKHVKMMRTDLAMGYTVGGLITLAIIIVAAAVLRPAGYTELSSFVAPGEALEIVLGQWAMIVFLIGVIAAAFNSIVPIMWTVPFMILEALDIDHKDGSSKAFKLIFAGGIGIGMFSPLVSQITGLSVVEMVTLFPAYNGVFGLPITAALLFWAVNDRKLMGTETNNWKLNIANSVLVIFSIYIAINSGKGVMQAIFGGMLA; this comes from the coding sequence GGCTCAGGCTCAATTTTTATAGCCAGTCAGGCAGGCGTTGAATACGGATATGTTCTCATTTGGGCAGTACTTGGTGCTGTTCTTCTCGGCTTTATGGCACAGGATATGAGTGCACGGCTGGGTATTTTCGGCGATACACTGATGACTTTTATCCGGAAAAAATTGGGTAAAAACGGAGCGCTTACCATTGCTCTTTTCTTATCCATCGGGTGTATTGCCTGGACATTGGCACTTACCGCTGCTGTGGGTAAGAGTGTGGAAATTTTAACTGCCGGCGCACTGCCCTGGCAGCCGCTTGCTGTAGTTACGGGTATACTTGCAATCGTAGTTGGAGTTCTTAATTACAATTACGTTGAGAAGGTTATGACAGGAATGATGTTCCTTCTGCTTATTCTCTACATTATCGTAGCCGGAGCCAGCGGACCAGATATGATGGAAGTTGCAAAAGGATTTGTTCCTTCCATTCCGGATGTGGGAGCGATGCTTCTTGGGGCAGCTATTTTGGGAACCACAGCTCTGTGGCCCAACTTTTTTCTTGAATCCATACTTGTGAAACGAAAAGGGTGGAACAGTATAAAGCATGTGAAAATGATGCGTACAGATCTTGCCATGGGTTATACTGTAGGCGGTTTGATTACACTTGCCATTATCATTGTAGCCGCTGCCGTTCTGCGTCCTGCAGGATACACGGAACTCTCATCATTTGTAGCACCGGGCGAAGCTCTGGAAATTGTTTTAGGGCAGTGGGCTATGATCGTTTTCCTGATTGGTGTAATTGCGGCTGCTTTCAACAGTATTGTTCCAATCATGTGGACGGTTCCATTCATGATTCTGGAAGCATTGGATATCGACCATAAAGACGGAAGCAGTAAAGCGTTTAAGCTGATCTTTGCCGGCGGAATTGGAATCGGTATGTTCTCTCCGCTTGTATCACAGATTACCGGACTGAGCGTTGTTGAAATGGTTACTCTGTTCCCGGCGTATAACGGTGTGTTTGGCCTACCAATAACAGCAGCACTACTTTTCTGGGCTGTAAATGATAGAAAGCTAATGGGAACTGAGACCAACAACTGGAAGCTAAATATAGCAAACAGTGTTTTGGTGATTTTCTCTATCTATATTGCGATTAATTCCGGAAAAGGCGTTATGCAGGCTATTTTTGGTGGAATGTTGGCGTAA
- a CDS encoding helix-turn-helix domain-containing protein — MEKKKQKKLEEKGYRVGSAADFLELTPEEEAYIDIRLDISNLVKTQRAKRGWTQEQLARAIGSSQSRIAKLEGGDPGISLDLMIKALLRLGTSKKQIGKLLEGELELA, encoded by the coding sequence ATGGAAAAGAAAAAACAAAAAAAACTGGAAGAAAAAGGATATCGGGTAGGCTCTGCGGCTGATTTCTTAGAACTGACGCCTGAAGAAGAAGCGTACATCGATATTCGACTAGACATTAGCAATCTGGTAAAAACTCAACGTGCAAAAAGAGGATGGACACAAGAACAGCTTGCCCGGGCAATCGGCTCAAGCCAGTCACGCATTGCTAAGCTTGAGGGCGGCGATCCCGGGATATCGTTGGATTTGATGATCAAAGCACTTCTTCGACTTGGAACATCAAAAAAACAGATAGGAAAACTATTGGAAGGAGAGTTAGAGCTAGCCTGA
- a CDS encoding sulfite exporter TauE/SafE family protein: protein MNLFNTLLFLGNLSMSPEMAILMFVIALIGGFCITTIGPGGIFVTIALFALLPLDPSTVAGTASATFIATGIVGSLGYLRSGHLGTKEAMKGAFVLSIASVIGAFVGSQINTLLDAATFAVLLGLFVFFTGLLILYRQKNKLAPEKKLQMDTLKGMLYLGGVGIAVGLPGGLLGVGGPVLAVPILVVLGVPMLLSVALAQVQSIFISGMATAGYMIHDAVDWWLALFLVVPLLIGTVGGWMAAQKIRAARLQIFLAVVLVILGVYLMAGGATPGGA from the coding sequence ATGAATTTATTTAACACACTTCTATTTCTAGGTAATCTTTCTATGAGCCCCGAAATGGCGATCCTGATGTTTGTGATCGCCCTGATCGGGGGTTTTTGTATTACAACCATCGGACCGGGCGGAATTTTTGTAACCATTGCGCTTTTTGCTCTTTTACCTCTCGATCCGAGTACTGTAGCCGGAACAGCAAGTGCTACATTTATTGCAACCGGGATTGTTGGAAGCCTCGGCTATCTTCGCTCCGGGCATCTTGGAACCAAAGAAGCGATGAAAGGAGCGTTTGTTCTCAGTATAGCCTCGGTGATCGGTGCATTTGTGGGATCTCAAATCAATACTCTGCTGGATGCAGCTACATTTGCCGTTCTGCTTGGGCTTTTTGTTTTCTTTACCGGACTGCTGATTCTCTATCGTCAGAAAAATAAATTGGCACCCGAAAAAAAGCTTCAGATGGATACACTTAAAGGCATGCTCTATCTAGGGGGGGTTGGGATTGCCGTAGGGCTGCCGGGCGGACTTCTCGGAGTTGGCGGACCAGTATTGGCCGTTCCCATTTTGGTTGTTCTGGGCGTTCCAATGCTTCTATCCGTTGCGCTGGCACAGGTACAATCTATTTTTATCTCGGGAATGGCAACAGCCGGATATATGATCCATGATGCTGTTGACTGGTGGCTGGCTCTCTTTTTAGTTGTTCCACTGCTGATTGGAACGGTAGGCGGATGGATGGCTGCCCAAAAAATTCGTGCGGCCAGACTTCAAATCTTCCTGGCGGTTGTTTTGGTTATTCTTGGCGTCTATCTGATGGCCGGCGGAGCCACACCCGGTGGGGCCTAA
- a CDS encoding DUF6252 family protein, giving the protein MRRITYLIAITWIAGLLTLSCSESSVGNDDLGLGNATFSVSGDVEGSKSGMADFSGFNMNNLYSWDISIHDFDPQTFSLQFMIVSDSEIEQPSTGTYSIGNEPDSDFTASFTDTEDGFDNSVEYSTLFGEYSGTLTITESGSDVIKGTFSFTAGEENFDPEVPNREVSVTNGEFEARPRMQ; this is encoded by the coding sequence ATGAGAAGAATAACATATTTAATTGCAATAACATGGATTGCCGGACTACTGACTCTGAGCTGTTCTGAATCGTCGGTTGGAAATGATGATTTGGGCCTTGGAAATGCAACTTTTAGCGTATCGGGAGATGTTGAGGGCAGCAAATCAGGAATGGCTGATTTTAGCGGTTTTAACATGAACAATTTGTATTCCTGGGATATCTCCATCCACGATTTTGATCCGCAAACCTTTTCATTGCAGTTTATGATCGTTTCAGATAGTGAAATTGAACAGCCCTCAACAGGAACATACAGCATCGGAAACGAACCGGACTCTGATTTTACAGCCAGTTTCACCGATACCGAAGATGGGTTTGACAATTCCGTAGAGTATAGCACACTATTTGGAGAGTATTCAGGAACATTGACGATTACAGAGTCGGGCAGCGATGTTATAAAGGGAACGTTTAGTTTTACAGCCGGTGAGGAGAACTTTGACCCGGAAGTGCCTAACCGTGAAGTTTCTGTGACAAATGGTGAATTTGAAGCCCGTCCCAGAATGCAGTAA
- a CDS encoding aspartate aminotransferase family protein, whose amino-acid sequence MSANITGKVLKTVKSLIGKQPAKKKADKYHFNLYNRYPITLVKGKGAKVWDDERNEYIDALAGIAVNSLGHCHPRIVKAIQKQSARLMHTSNFYYNEPQSDLAEKLVKVSGMDRAFFCNSGAEAVEGAIKLARRYSYLKGKTGTVLSMEQAFHGRTLATITMGKDKYREGYDPLPSGFTRIPFNDVKALKNAVDEHIVGIILEPIQGEGGITPVTKEFLETARDLCDKNDIPLILDEVQTGIARTGKMFAFQHYGIEPDIIASAKALGSGFPIGAVIAKEQFAKAFSPGNHGTTYGGNPLACAAALETLKTIEDEEICEKARVRGDYMMQRLKDLSQNWNAIKEVRGLGLMIGVELNFPGREVVDEMLKRGVLSNCASEVVIRIVPPLIITKEEIDRVIDVLVESIKEVEK is encoded by the coding sequence ATGTCTGCCAATATCACCGGAAAAGTGCTTAAAACTGTCAAGTCTCTCATAGGCAAACAGCCTGCTAAAAAGAAGGCAGACAAATATCACTTCAATCTCTACAACCGATATCCCATTACCTTGGTAAAAGGAAAAGGGGCTAAAGTTTGGGATGATGAACGGAATGAATATATCGATGCCCTGGCCGGGATTGCGGTTAACAGCCTCGGTCACTGTCATCCGCGCATCGTCAAAGCGATTCAGAAGCAGTCTGCCAGGTTGATGCACACCTCCAATTTCTACTACAACGAGCCGCAGAGTGATCTGGCTGAAAAGCTGGTTAAAGTATCCGGAATGGATCGGGCGTTTTTCTGCAATAGCGGTGCAGAAGCCGTTGAGGGTGCTATTAAACTGGCCCGCCGCTACTCCTATTTGAAAGGAAAAACCGGAACGGTACTTTCGATGGAACAGGCATTTCATGGACGCACGCTTGCAACCATCACCATGGGCAAGGATAAATATCGCGAAGGTTATGACCCTCTCCCATCCGGTTTCACACGAATTCCGTTTAACGATGTAAAAGCTCTGAAAAATGCGGTTGATGAACATATCGTAGGAATTATTCTCGAACCGATTCAGGGTGAAGGCGGAATAACTCCGGTTACAAAGGAGTTTCTGGAAACAGCAAGAGATCTTTGCGATAAAAATGACATTCCTCTCATTCTGGACGAAGTTCAAACCGGCATCGCCCGAACCGGAAAAATGTTTGCATTTCAGCACTATGGCATTGAACCCGATATCATTGCATCAGCCAAGGCGCTTGGTTCAGGTTTCCCCATTGGAGCCGTTATTGCTAAAGAGCAGTTTGCCAAGGCATTTTCCCCGGGCAATCATGGTACGACCTACGGTGGGAATCCACTGGCATGTGCAGCTGCGCTTGAAACTCTGAAAACCATTGAGGATGAAGAGATTTGTGAGAAAGCCCGTGTCCGGGGTGATTATATGATGCAGCGACTGAAGGATCTCTCCCAAAACTGGAATGCCATCAAAGAGGTACGCGGACTCGGACTGATGATCGGAGTAGAGCTTAACTTCCCGGGTCGAGAGGTTGTTGACGAGATGTTAAAGCGCGGTGTTCTCTCCAACTGTGCTTCCGAAGTGGTCATTCGAATAGTCCCTCCCCTCATCATTACAAAAGAGGAAATTGACCGGGTGATTGACGTGCTGGTGGAGTCGATTAAGGAAGTGGAGAAGTAA